A region of the Sandaracinaceae bacterium genome:
GCCCGATCGCGGACGCGCTCGCCGCGGAGACCCTGGTCGGCGCCCCCAACCCGGCCGCCGGCCGCCGCCCCGACCGCACGCTCCGGATGTGGGTGGGCGGCTCGCTCGGAGGCACCACGGGGATCGTCTACGGCGCCGCGGACCCCGAGGTGGAGCACGCGGTGGTCAACGTCCCTGGCGCGGCGTGGTCCCAGTGGGTCTGGCACTCGGAGACGTTCGACATCATCTACGACCTGCTGTCGCTCCGGTACGAGGACGACGTGGACCTCGCGCTCGCGCTGAGCATCGCGCAGACCAACCTCGACCTCGCGGACGGCGCGTCCTGGACCGAGGCGCTCGCCGAGCACCCGACCGCGTTCCTCCTGCAGGAGAGCATGGGCGACCCCATCCTGCCGAACCCGGGCACCGAGATCGCCGCGGTGGCGGTGGGCGCGCGGCACGTCGGCGGCGTGCTCGAGCCGATCGTCGGCGTGAGCCCGGCGGACGAGGTCGTCGGCGGGAGCGGCCTGACCCAGTTCCGCGTCCCGGCGGGCGACCGGTTCGCCGTGCACGGCTTCGCGGCCCGGGACACCCCGGCCGGCGTGGCCGCGCGCGAGCAGATGCTCGCCTTCGTCCGGAGCGTGCGCGAGGGCGCCGCGGTCATCGCGCCGCCGCCGAGCTGCCCGACGCGCTGCGACTTCACGGAGTAGCGGGGCTCAGATCGCCTGCGCGCGCGGGGGCGCGGCGGTGGGCGCCTCCTCCCAGCGGCCAAAGGCGAGCGCCTCCTGCATCGTGCGGCGGGGGCTCAGGCCGAAGCGGAAGAGCACCTCGGCGCCGTCGCGCGACGTGCCGATGAAGCCGCGGCGCCCGCGCCCGAGGTTCAGCTCGATGAAGCGCTCGCCGACGCCGAAGCGGCCGAGGAGCACGTTGGCGCCGCCCACCACGTGCCGCGGCTCGTCGGCGGGGGCGATCATGCGGCGGTCGAGGCGCGCGTGGCGCAGCATGCGGTAGAGCGCGACCTCCTCTTCACCCACCGACACGATCAGCTGCGCGCGCTCGAGGCGCGCCTCCAGCCCGTCGAGCCGATCGGGCCACGCGTGCCGCAGCGCGGCGACCACCGAGTCCACGGGCTGCCCGTCCACGGTCTCGAGGTAGTGGTCGCGCTGTCGGCGCCAGGCGAGCTCGAGGAGATCGGGGGCGATCCGGTAGTGGCGGCGGATCAAGCGCATGAGGAGGCTCGGCGTGACCTCCTGGTCCCAGGGCACCAGCCCCTCTTCGATCCCGGTCAGCATCCCGTGCTGCTGGAGGGAGCCCACCACATCGATCCATCGTTCTTCCGTCGACATGCCGCCCACTGCCGCAGGCGCCGTGCCAGGCCCGATGTCTTCGCTCCGCGCTCGGATCGCCGTGCGCGCGCGCCCGACGTGGCGTTCCGCGACGCTTCAACCCTCGGAGGTGGGCGACTTGCGGTGGTCGCGGATGAGCCCCTCCTGGGTCGTCGACGCCACCAGCACTCCGTCCCGGGTGAACCAGCGGCCGCGGGCCAGCCCCCGCGCCCCCTGCGCGCTCGGCGCGTCGATGTCGTAGAGGAGCCAGTCGTCGAAGCGGAACGGCCGGTGGAACCACATCGCGTGGTCGAGGCTCGCCACCTGCATCCCGCGCGTGAGCCAGGTGACGCCGTGCGGCTGCATCGTCGAGCCGAGCAGGTGGAAGTCCGACGCGTAGGCGAGCATGTACTGGTGGATCGCGCGCGTGTCCGGCAGCGCCCCGCTCGCCTTGAACCACGCGTGACGGCGCGGCGGGTGCACGCCGGGGTTCATCGGGTCGAGCGGCTTCACGGGCCGGATCTCGATCGGCCGATCGGCGAGCACCCGCTCACGCATGCCCTGCGGGAACGACTCGCGCACCGCCTCAGGCAGCTTCTCGAGGTAGCGCTTGCCCAGCTCCTGCTCGGAGCGGAGGCCGTCCGGGCCCGGCACGTCGGACGGCATGACGTCGGCCTGATGCTCGAGCCCCGGCTCCTCGATCTGGAAGCTCGCCGAGAGGCTGAAGATGGCGCGCCCCTCCTGCACCGCGACCACGCGACGCGTGGTGAAGCTCCGGCCGTCCCGGATGGGGTCGACGGTGAAGACGATGGGCTTCTTCGCGTCGCCGGGGCGGAGGAAGTAGCCGTGGAGCGAGTGGATGGAGCGATCGCTCGGCACCGTCTGCTCGGCCGCGGACAGCGCCTGCCCGAGCACCTGACCGCCGAAGACGCGCCCCCAGCCGAGGTCCTGGCTCTGCCCGCGGAAGATGTTCTCCTCGATCCGCTCCAGGGAGAGGATGTCGATCAGCTCGCTCAGGACGTCACGCATGCGGCGAGCCTTACGCGCCGCGGAGCCGCGCGCCAGTCATGCAGCGAGTGGAGGACAGGTCAGTGAAGGACGGGTCAGTGGAGGACGGGCGCGTCGACGTGGGCGTAGAACGGGCGGCGGTGCCCGCAGCGCTTGCACTTCAGCCACACCACGCGCAGCCGCCGCTCTCCGAAGCTCTCCACCACGTGCCGCTCCACGTACACGCGCTCGCCGCAGACCGAGCAGGGCTCCGAGGCCGCGCGCACCTCGACCACCGAGGCGCTCGGCACGGAGACCGCCTGGTCGGGCGTCGCGCCCGGCGCCTCGAGCGCCTCCTCGGTGCGCGCCTCCGCTTCGCGGGAGAGCTTCGACCGGGCGCGCTTCGCTTGCAGCGCGGGCGCGATAAGCCTCCAGAGCTCCCGCGCGAAGAGCGCGCCCACCGCCACCGCGGCGATCACCAGGAACCAGAAACCCACGCACCTACCTCGCCACGCTTCGTCGGGAGAGGCAACGCGAAGGCGAGCTGCGCAGCGCGCTCACGGGCAGAGGACCTCCCACACGCGCGCCTGCGCCTCGGTGCGAAGCGCGCCTGGGCGGCGGAGGGCGAAGTAGCGCTGGCGCGGGAGGCCGTCGATGACGATCGCGCGCATGCGCCGAGGGGTCGGGCAGAAGTCGTTGACGATCGCGAGCCCGAGGCCGAGCGCGGCGAAGCGCAGCGTGAGCGGCCAGCCGCGCGCCTCGACGTCCACCTCCACCCGCGCGTCGGCGCCCGCCAGCCAGAGCTCGATCGCCTCGCGCTGCGGCCGACCTCGGGGCGGCAAGACGAGGCGCTCTCCGTCGAGATCCCGCGCGCGCACGCGCCGACGCTTCGCGAGGCGGTGCCCGGCGGGCACCAGGAGCACGCTCGCGCTCTCGGCCATGGGCGCGCTCTCGAGATCCTCCGGGGGACGCGAGAGCGCGGCGACGCCGACGTCGGCCCGGCCTTCGCGGATGGCGCGCACGGTCGAGGCTCCGTCGAGCACGGTGGTGCGAAGCCGCTCGCCGCCGCGGACCAGCGGGGCGAGCGGGAGCAGGTAGAGCAGCGCGCCCTCCCCCGCGACCAGGTGGGGCGGGGTCTCGGCCGGCGCGCGACGGAGGCGCTGGCCGAAGCGCTCACAGCGCGCGAGCAGCTCCCGCCCGAAGGCGAGCACCTCGCGGCCCTCGTCGGTCAAGACCAGGGCGCGCCCGCGCCGCTCGTAGAGGGTGACCTCCAGCTGCTCGCCCAGCTTCTTCACCTGTACGTGGAGCGCGGGCTGCGAGAGGTGGAGCGCTTCCGCCGCGCGGGTGAAGTTGAGATGCTCGGCGAAGACGACGAAGGCGCGGAGCCACTCGAGGTTGGGGGTCATGACTCACGTTTCGTGAAGGCTGCTCACAAACTACCACTTCTCGCGATAGACGACGAGGCGCACGTTCCTCTCATGAACACAGCTCGCATGAATACAGCTCCACTCATGAATACGAAGAACGACATCCGGCGCAGCAAGAAGCTCTCGTGGCTCCTGCGCCACGGGGCCCGCGAGGTGGGCCTGCCCATGGACGCCGCGGGGTGGGTCTCCGTGCCCGAGGTCCTGCGCGCCCTGTCCATCACGCGCGCGCAGCTCGAGCACGCCGTGGCGACCAACCGCAAGCGGCGCCTCCAGCTCGACGGAGAGCGCGTGCGGGCCTGCCAGGGGCACAGCGCCGACGGCACGCCCGTGACGCTCGAGGCGCTCGAGGCGAGCTGGGTCACGCTCACGAGCGACGCGCTCGTGTGGCACGGCACCTCGCGCGGCGCGCTGGAGAGCATCGCCGCCGCCGGCCTCGTGCCCGCACAGCGCACGCACGTGCACCTCGCCGAGGCGCTCGAGAGCGTGATCGGCAAGCGCGCGGCGGTGGACGTCATGCTCGGCGTCGACCCGTCGCGGGTGCGCGCGGCGGGCGTCGGGCTCTTCACCGCGCCGAACGGGGTCATCCTCGCGCGCCGCGTGCCGCGGGAGGCGATCGTGCGCCTCGAGCCGATGACGCGGCGGGCCCGGGCGGCCGCGGAGGCGCTGCGGGCGATCTTCGGCTTTGCGCCCTGAGAACGGGGCTATCTTCGCCCTGTGCTGAAAGAGTTTCGCGAGTTCGCGATCAAGGGCAACGTCGTCGACATGGCGGTGGGCATCATCCTCGGCGCCGCGTTCACCGGCATCGTGCAGTCGCTCGTCGACGACATCCTGATGCCCGTGCTCGGCGTGCTCACGGGCGGCCTCGACTTCTCGTCCTACTTCGTCGTGCTGAAGCAGGGCAGCCCCGAGGCGCCCTACGCGACGCTGGCCGCGGCGCGCGAGTCGGGCGCGGCGGTGCTCGCGTGGGGAGAGCTGGTCAACGAGGCGGTCGCGTTCCTGCTCGTGGCCATCGCGCTCTTCTTCATGGTGCGCTGGATCAACCGGCTGCGTCGGCCGGACACGCCGCCCGCGGAGACCTCGAAGGCGTGCCCCTTCTGCAAGTCCCACATCGACGAGACGGCCACCCGCTGCCCGCAGTGCACGTCGCAGCTCGAGGCCGCGTAGCGAGACGTGTCGCTCCCGACGCGGCGCGCCGGGAGCGACACGGCGATCACTCGCCGGCGCCGTTGATCTCGTCCTGGACGGCCGCGCACTCCTCCTGGTGCTCCATCGCGTAGCTCATGATCGAGCAGCGCTGCGCTTCCGGGGAGAGCTGGTTGCACGTCGCGAGGTAGGCGTCGCGGTCGAGCGGCGGCGCCTGGTTGTTGCCGCCCATCTGCTCCTCGAGCTGCGCGCGGAGCGCCTGCACGGACGCGAACGCCTGCTCGCAGGTGGTGCCTTCGCCTTCGGCGGCCTCCTCGGCCGCGGGCGCCTCGGCCTCCTCCTCGGCGGGCGCCTCCTCTTCGGCGGCCTCCTCTTCGGCGGGCGCCTCGTCGGCGGGCGCCTCGGCCGCAGGCGGGGTCGTGGTCTCCTCCTCGGCGCCGCACGCGGACGCGAGGCAGAGCGAGAGGGCGACGAGCAAGAGTCGGGCGTCGAAGTTCATCAGGTCTCCAGGGTCTCGGGTTTCTGGCCCACGCCTCGGGGTCGGGCGTGCTCCGCGCGCACTCTACGCGTTTCTCCCCTCGATTCCCCCCCTGGATGCGCTCACTGGTTCGGGAGCGTGATCACCTGGACGCGCGCCGAGTCCTGAAGGAACGCCAGCGGGAAGAACGGGATGAGGAACGCGGCCGCGATCGGCGCCCCGATGACGGCGGCGATGATCGGTCCCCACGGCGCGGAGAGGGCCATCGTGGTCGCGGCGAGGCTGAAGAAGACCCAGCCCAGGACCCGAAGAGCGCTGCGGTGGTCGTACGTCATCGTGATCGCCTGGCGGCCGGGATCGAGCGAGAACGGGTTGTGGTCGGCCAGGTTCGGGCCGCCGCCGCGGGGCTGCACGGAGAGCTCGTAGAGCCCCGGCGTGACCCGGATCGTGCAAGGCGCGGAGCACGGCGCGGGGTCCGGCCCACCGTCGAGGGAGCGGAGGTGGAGCCGGAGCGGCGTCTCGCCGACCGGGAGCACGTGCACGAGCGCTTCGTCCGCGGGCACGAGCGCCTCGACGCGGCCGTAGCCCTCGGGGGCGGCGAGCGCGTCGGAGCCGGGCGCTTGCCAGCCGCCCGGCGTCTCCTCGTCCGGGACCGGCTCGGGAGGCGCGTCGGGCGGGGGCGCGCCGTACCCTCCCGGGGGCGCGGGCACGTCCTGCGCCGACACCGGACCGGTCGGAACGAAGACGGCCCCCACTAGCAGGGTCGCGAGCGAAGCGAGCGCGAGCTGTCTCAAATCAACTCCGCGAACGCGCGCCCGAATTCGAGCGGCGTCGGTCGATCTTTCCACTCGCGACCGGTCGCGGCGCGCATGAGCTTGACCAGCCCCGCGGGGTAGCTCGACAGGTCTGCGTTCTCGAGCGGGTCCTCGCGCATGTGCGCGACGATGCGCTGGCGCGGGTCCTCGATCTCGTCGAAGAACGTGCGCCCCGTCGTCACGTTGTAGATCGTGCCCGCGAGCGCGTAGACGTCCGCGCGCCCGTCGAGCTCCACCGGATCGAGCACCTGCTCGGGCGCGATGTAGCCCGGCGTGCCCGCGACGAACTTGCCGCCGACGTCCGCCTCGACCCGCGTCGCGCGGACCATGCCGAAGTCGATGAGCACGGTGGCGAGCGGCTGCGCGGCGGCCGGGTCGCGGTGCTTGTCGGGATCGAACCGCTGCCCCCCCGCGAGCGGGAGGCGCAGCCACAGGTTCGCGGGCTTGATGTCCCGGTGCACCAGACCCGCGCCGTGCAGCGCCGTCAGACCTGCGCATGTCTCATTGACCACGCGGCGCAGCTCGAAGAGCGTCATCAGGCGCGCGGTCGAGTACATCTTGAGGTCCGCGCCGATGAGGTACTCGAGCACCAGGTAGGGCACCTCGTCCTCGACGCCGCGGTCGATGATGTTCGCGACGTTCGGGTGGTAGAGCCCGGCGAGCGCGCGCGCCTCGTCGTGGAAGGACGCGAGGATCTTCTCGCGCTCGGACTCCGTCGCGCTCGCGAGCACGTCGGCCTTCGGGATCTTGAGCACGAAGAAGCGGTCCGCGCCCGGCTTGCGAACGAGCCAGACGCTGCCGATGCCGCCCTCACCCAGCGGCTTGATCAGCTCGTAGCCGACGATCTTCTTCTTCGTCTTCTGCTTGGTCGGCGGCGGCGGCGGGGTGCGCTTCATGGCCGCGCTCACCGACGCCTCGACGAGCGACGAGGCCATCGGCCCGAGCGACGCGAACCACACCTCGAGGAGCGCGGGCTCGCGGCGCCGGATGGCGCGCGCCACGACCGAGGCCATGCGAGGCGCGTTCTCCTTGCTGCGCCCCGAGCCGTCGGCGGAGGCCTGCTCGGCCGCGTGGAGCGCGCGCACCGGATCGGCGAGCGCCCCCTGCAGACGCTCGGCCGCGATGACGAGCTGGAGACAGAGCGCCTCGAGGTCGGGCAGCGGGCCCTTCGCCTCCTTGAACTCGTCGAGCGCGCGGGCGAGGTCGAGCAGCGACTCGCCCAGCTCCGTGCCGTCCGCCTTGAGCTCTCCGAGCGACGCGCGCACCGCGGGACCCCACGCGCCGTTGGCCTGCCCCGAGGACAGCGCCTTGCGGGTCTGGTCCGCGAGCGCGCAGCAGCGCTCGAGCGCGCCGTCCGCGATCATCGGGAGCGCGGTCGCGAGGCGCTGGAGGATCGCGGGGCGATCGATGACGAGCGCCCACCACGCCGCGAACGGGCCGAGCCACGCCACGTCGTCGACCTCGCCGAGCGCGGTGCCGCGCGTGGTGTCGACCAGCCGCCAGAAGAGCGCGCTCAGCGCCGACTCGAGCGGCGGGGGGAGCTCGCGCGAGCCGTCGGCGAGCCCGTCGAGCTTGCGCAGCCACCGACAGGTCTCGTGCGCGGTCGGACCGCTGCCGGGGCCGAGGTCGCTGTCCTGCCCGCAGGCGTCGAGCGCGTAGCCGCCGATCTTGAGCGCGAGCACCTCGAGGGCGACGTCGAACCCCTCCTCGGTGTCGGCCTCGGCCCGCCGCTCGCGCACGATGTCGAGCAGCTCCGCCGGCGCGCGCGCGACCAGCTCCCAGGTCTCCTCGAGGTTCGGCTCCGCGATGGGATCGCCCT
Encoded here:
- the tesB gene encoding acyl-CoA thioesterase II; protein product: MRDVLSELIDILSLERIEENIFRGQSQDLGWGRVFGGQVLGQALSAAEQTVPSDRSIHSLHGYFLRPGDAKKPIVFTVDPIRDGRSFTTRRVVAVQEGRAIFSLSASFQIEEPGLEHQADVMPSDVPGPDGLRSEQELGKRYLEKLPEAVRESFPQGMRERVLADRPIEIRPVKPLDPMNPGVHPPRRHAWFKASGALPDTRAIHQYMLAYASDFHLLGSTMQPHGVTWLTRGMQVASLDHAMWFHRPFRFDDWLLYDIDAPSAQGARGLARGRWFTRDGVLVASTTQEGLIRDHRKSPTSEG
- a CDS encoding LysR family transcriptional regulator, whose translation is MTPNLEWLRAFVVFAEHLNFTRAAEALHLSQPALHVQVKKLGEQLEVTLYERRGRALVLTDEGREVLAFGRELLARCERFGQRLRRAPAETPPHLVAGEGALLYLLPLAPLVRGGERLRTTVLDGASTVRAIREGRADVGVAALSRPPEDLESAPMAESASVLLVPAGHRLAKRRRVRARDLDGERLVLPPRGRPQREAIELWLAGADARVEVDVEARGWPLTLRFAALGLGLAIVNDFCPTPRRMRAIVIDGLPRQRYFALRRPGALRTEAQARVWEVLCP
- a CDS encoding RNA 2'-phosphotransferase, which gives rise to MNTKNDIRRSKKLSWLLRHGAREVGLPMDAAGWVSVPEVLRALSITRAQLEHAVATNRKRRLQLDGERVRACQGHSADGTPVTLEALEASWVTLTSDALVWHGTSRGALESIAAAGLVPAQRTHVHLAEALESVIGKRAAVDVMLGVDPSRVRAAGVGLFTAPNGVILARRVPREAIVRLEPMTRRARAAAEALRAIFGFAP
- the mscL gene encoding large conductance mechanosensitive channel protein MscL; this encodes MLKEFREFAIKGNVVDMAVGIILGAAFTGIVQSLVDDILMPVLGVLTGGLDFSSYFVVLKQGSPEAPYATLAAARESGAAVLAWGELVNEAVAFLLVAIALFFMVRWINRLRRPDTPPAETSKACPFCKSHIDETATRCPQCTSQLEAA
- a CDS encoding serine/threonine-protein kinase, whose amino-acid sequence is MSSFDQVQLVLRALQDELQRSPELSRALHDAWRSGRFESGTTLPKHAIEAANGADEALRGWTNESGAPKDFRGAFDGPEADLVFLWCAANAPRSDARLAPILSAAAGHPEHGERALFVARNRIVQGPLEDALRCAPLLGALDDPESFDAAARMEILLWEAGSRALQLPELGKWIWGSSETFEAVVGRPARGSLRGRVLAARSLEVSVCGMPPMTDPQLVGRTLQALQPLLLHPEPLVWIHAARSFGRLAGAFEPLEGTLLDWVHGATPVLRQRALTAFASLPAERLIFLGHQLEAIIDAPENEDWVLAAAAAATPYLLHERPDLWRRLSKRIVEGDGGAVAARALARGLATLWRRGERDAVEKPWRDLRQRARHERVEGVDDWRRWLETIAVTDPVDDAERDPLDIELGLENLVRLAAQYDDEEADARAARFAGTLAATFSEARRIVLGPGSVRHRASAMNAFEGCARSLALRLWGPMLATRPQGDPIAEPNLEETWELVARAPAELLDIVRERRAEADTEEGFDVALEVLALKIGGYALDACGQDSDLGPGSGPTAHETCRWLRKLDGLADGSRELPPPLESALSALFWRLVDTTRGTALGEVDDVAWLGPFAAWWALVIDRPAILQRLATALPMIADGALERCCALADQTRKALSSGQANGAWGPAVRASLGELKADGTELGESLLDLARALDEFKEAKGPLPDLEALCLQLVIAAERLQGALADPVRALHAAEQASADGSGRSKENAPRMASVVARAIRRREPALLEVWFASLGPMASSLVEASVSAAMKRTPPPPPTKQKTKKKIVGYELIKPLGEGGIGSVWLVRKPGADRFFVLKIPKADVLASATESEREKILASFHDEARALAGLYHPNVANIIDRGVEDEVPYLVLEYLIGADLKMYSTARLMTLFELRRVVNETCAGLTALHGAGLVHRDIKPANLWLRLPLAGGQRFDPDKHRDPAAAQPLATVLIDFGMVRATRVEADVGGKFVAGTPGYIAPEQVLDPVELDGRADVYALAGTIYNVTTGRTFFDEIEDPRQRIVAHMREDPLENADLSSYPAGLVKLMRAATGREWKDRPTPLEFGRAFAELI